The following are encoded in a window of Falco biarmicus isolate bFalBia1 chromosome 8, bFalBia1.pri, whole genome shotgun sequence genomic DNA:
- the KCNIP1 gene encoding Kv channel-interacting protein 1 isoform X3, with the protein MGAVMGTFSSLQTKQRRPSKDKIEDELEMTTVCHRPEGLEQLEAQTNFTKRELQVLYRGFKNECPSGVVNEETFKQIYAQFFPHGDASMYAHYLFNAFDTAQNGSVKFEDFVMALSILLRGTVHEKLRWTFNLYDINKDGYINKEEMMDIVKAIYDMMGKYTYPVLKEDAPRQHVEVFFQKMDKNKDGVVTLDEFIESCQEDDNIMRSLQLFENVM; encoded by the exons ATAAGATTGAAGATGAATTAGAAATGACTACAGTGTGCCACAGGCCCGAAGGACTGGAACAGCTTGAAGCACAAACCAATTTCACCAAAAGAGAACTTCAAGTGCTTTACAGaggatttaaaaat GAATGTCCTAGTGGGGTTGTTAATGAAGAAACATTCAAACAGATCTATGCACAGTTTTTTCCTCATGGAG atgctAGCATGTATGCACATTATCTCTTTAACGCATTTGACACTGCACAAAATGGCTCAGTGAAGTTTGAG GATTTTGTGATGGCATTGTCCATTCTGTTGCGGGGAACTGTTCACGAAAAGCTGAGATGGACGTTTAATCTGTATGACATAAATAAGGATGGCTATATAAACAAGGAG gaaaTGATGGATATCGTAAAGGCAATTTATGATATGATGGGAAAGTACACGTATCCAGTGCTCAAGGAAGATGCACCAAGGCAGCATGTAGAAGTATTCTTCCAG aaaatggaTAAAAACAAAGATGGTGTTGTAACTTTAGATGAGTTTATTGAATCGTGTCAAGAG GACGACAATATCATGCGATCCTTACAGCTCTTTGAGAACGTGATGTAA